A genomic segment from Bubalus bubalis isolate 160015118507 breed Murrah chromosome 5, NDDB_SH_1, whole genome shotgun sequence encodes:
- the LOC102389116 gene encoding heterogeneous nuclear ribonucleoprotein A1 has translation MSKSESPKEPEQLRKLFIGGLSFETTDESLRSHFEQWGTLTDCVVMRDPNTKRSRGFGFVTYATVEEVDAAMNARPHKVDGRVVEPKRAVSREDSQRPGAHLTVKKIFVGGIKEDTEEHHLRDYFEQYGKIEVIEIMTDRGSGKKRGFAFVTFDDHDSVDKIVIQKYHTVNGHNCEVRKALSKQEMASASSSQRGRSGSGNFGGGRGGGFGGNDNFGRGGNFSGRGGFGGSRGGGGYGGSGDGYNGFGNDGSNFGGGGSYNDFGNYNNQSSNFGPMKGGNFGGRNSGPYSGGGQYFAKPRNQGGYGGSSSSRSYGSGRFSLLPGNKAQQERRDREVTGKLQVTTDL, from the coding sequence ATGTCTAAATCAGAGTCTCCCAAAGAGCCCGAACAGCTGCGGAAGCTCTTCATCGGAGGATTGAGCTTCGAAACAACCGATGAGAGTCTGAGGAGCCATTTTGAGCAATGGGGAACGCTCACAGACTGTGTGGTAATGAGGGATCCAAACACCAAGCGCTCCAGAGGCTTCGGGTTTGTCACATACGCCACGGTGGAGGAGGTGGATGCGGCCATGAATGCAAGGCCACACAAGGTGGACGGAAGAGTTGTGGAACCAAAGAGGGCCGTCTCAAGAGAAGATTCTCAAAGACCTGGTGCCCACTTAACTGTGAAAAAGATTTTTGTTGGTGGCATTAAAGAAGACACTGAAGAACATCACCTGAGAGATTATTTTGAACAGTACGGGAAAATTGAAGTAATTGAAATCATGACTGACCGAGGCAGTGGCAAAAAGAGAGGCTTTGCTTTTGTAACCTTTGATGACCATGACTCCGTAGACAAGATTGTCATTCAGAAATACCACACTGTGAATGGCCACAACTGTGAAGTGAGAAAAGCCCTGTCTAAGCAAGAGAtggctagtgcttcatccagccagagaGGTCGAAGTGGTTCTGGAAACTTTGGTGGCGGTCGTGGAGGTGGTTTTGGTGGGAATGACAACTTTGGTCGTGGAGGAAACTTCAGTGGTCGAGGTGGCTTTGGTGGCAGCCGTGGTGGTGGCGGATATGGTGGCAGTGGGGATGGATATAATGGATTTGGTAATGACGGAAGCAATTTTGGAGGTGGCGGAAGCTACAATGATTTTGGCAATTACAACAATCAATCTTCAAATTTTGGACCCATGAAAGGAGGAAACTTTGGAGGCAGAAATTCTGGCCCCTATAGTGGTGGAGGCCAATACTTTGCCAAACCACGAAACCAAGGTGGCTATGGTggctccagcagcagcaggagctacGGCAGTGGCAGGTTTTCATTACTGCCAGGAAACAAAGCTCAGCAGGAGAGGAGGGACAGAGAAGTGACAGGGAAGCTACAGGTTACCACAGATTTGTGA